A window of the Hypomesus transpacificus isolate Combined female chromosome 10, fHypTra1, whole genome shotgun sequence genome harbors these coding sequences:
- the greb1l gene encoding GREB1-like protein: protein MGNSYAGQLKSARFEEALHNSIEASLRSSSGDPQPIFTQLYLEPDLYPSSMEDVKPKVDLSLHGATPPGGELLNGHASLSVEEPEEEEDSDTSSPPLPYLQGPAPDGCCTLDGFCQAGKDLRLVSMATEAIEVPLGFELVGAKSPSVPEHILLCAVDRRFLPDENGKNALLGFSGNCVGCGEKGFRYFTEFSNHINLKLATQPKKQKHLKYYLVKNSQGALCKGPLICWKDCKMKQFSSNASTSKLSSSSSSLSTKENGGINGHGSSLLSLSDSPPTRTTSGSSVFFGGQDMSRDSSFTKPLTSTPGTKTLPIVPTVLRVNGPSNGLGTDVRPPLLSPSQVTLGPKGQGYRPSDQGESPVSSAMTSGPPKKRHRSWHPNVLPVPPTAVPVPAIRPLVCPPGSVLAMPTPQPPVAGVLLPQPVTAGETVIVPDNLLNTAGVRPVILIGHGTLPYFYGNVGDIVVSPLLVSCYNSNLLTDKTMESLGLSSSQLLNVETMILLTLQYLARLGAEQIPLREEFEQIVLKAMLCCPGGPSISPSQLPWLARLEASVSGGGVQVLVTHNSLGEGISESLRSLCEGPPHQQSLPAYVVIICASKMSGNQFCVLVLGKYQARALAEGMLTTNEFLKEISYELITGKVSVLASHFKSTSLGDNLDKQLVRYQRRRKGQVIQPFQGDVTDHIHSQEAASMVPPSQPDLLRDVFQIHPPQLSVARSLLSQVCSIADSGSQSLDLGRFCKVDFLVLVPPSHVLVHQTAQRIRQSGVLVDLGIEEASLAHQKSDKYVVRLDGDVHAKMEAFMRKVKQNPYTLFVLIHDNSHVDLTSALSGSVCHGELQGLADRVVNCQEVLEAVNLLVLQVSCFPFTLQTRHSRISVHNEVHWPSSDSLGEPSPQELHYFGLRDYSSSLQWGVASPILRCDDAFEKMVNTLLERHPHLHSMVIRSYLLIQQYTEAMMALTSSPSLRDHITPETLAMVEDLISAPGREGARGRGHMLLVRVPSLQLAMLARERLEDVRNKLGLQFCFAVLLGSPASELSLPQHFANRIRAWRGCESEDWVPHTYKDLEGLPCIVILTGKDPLGETFPRSLKYSDLRLIDSSYLTRTALEQEVGLACTYVSVGVVQEPRGATPHPDPEGEKGAMGPNEGEELERPQSASSATTRASGSVTENGVSSSDIPDSSQKPCTSSGVPVPGVTKEGSTSPRRVKQECDSLGSQLPAGTQASNPQPSFCSSSSSSSSSTQRPSQSTQCGRASRAGHQARVSPRTVILSRAAYNLLAGESGSQLSSFSLLPHADVSWTSPLRPVIVPNLQGAEQSLHYRQWTGARQHHADYEAPPFPHPRRLLLSGPPQVGKTGAYLQFLRILFRMLVRLLEVDVYDEEEIGEAMSDTSEGPPVSSQWPDVEDIRKLPFDLFPRDPKFKSVSPVYTDKMPPSLKDPKVEGESQPAKRETVSIRLSMFAAHNAFHHCEQCHHYCEAGPVTQLAECTFHAFTFCSSMLGEEVQLHFIIPKDKEQHFIFSQQGSHLESMRLPLVSTKEHDTLKSPIFTPTTGRQEHGLLNIFHAMQGAAHLHILVVKQYEMPHYRKYWPNHILLVLPAMFNSSGVGATRFMIKELSYHNLELERNRLEEQGVKRQDVWPFIAMMDDSCVLWNAHGPSHEGTSDTADSGAGLTNVSLKMVLKHMETTPKIVQYAVCGVRKWSSSLARRPASPAFSRCHLHDFIMLNVDLTQNVQYDLNRYNCEEVDFNLRVNSSGLLLCRFNHFSLMKKHIPFGGHKDFLVKPKLIVRLPSCTGLENPAPISPAQYVCAPDSEQTLLAAPAQFLLEKFLQSCSSRLFPKAVNNGSNPVLSIDSYLNIGQEVSVCYVSSRTHSTNLDHQGLVFSGLLLYLCDSFVVSSLLKKFRFLKGATLCVICQDRSSLRQTIVRLELEDEWQFRLRDEFQTANCSEDRPLYFLTGRHI from the exons ATGGGGAATTCGTACGCGGGGCAACTGAAGTCTGCTCGCTTCGAAGAGGCTCTCCACAACTCCATCGAGGCCTCCCTGCGCTCCAGCAGTGGAGACCCCCAACCCATCTTCACACAACTGTACCTGGAGCCGGACCTGTACCCCAGCAGCATGGAGG ACGTGAAGCCCAAGGTGGACCTGTCCCTGCATGGCGCCACCCCCCCGGGTGGGGAGCTGCTCAATGGCCACGCCTCCCTCAGCGTGGAggagccggaggaggaggaggactccGACACCAGCAGCCCGCCTCTGCCCTACCTGCAGGGCCCCGCCCCCGACGGCTGCTGCACCCTGGatg GGTTCTGCCAGGCCGGCAAAGACCTGCGGCTGGTATCCATGGCAACAGAGGCCATCGAGGTCCCCCTGGGGTTCGAGCTGGTGGGCGCCAAATCCCCCAGCGTGCCCGAGCACATCCTGCTGTGTGCAGTGGACAGGCGTTTCCTGCCTGACGAGAATGGCAAAAATGCACTTTTAG GGTTTTCTGGAAACTGTGTTGGCTGCGGAGAGAAAGGGTTCAGGTATTTTACAGAGTTTTCGAATCACATCAACCTGAAGCTGGCCACTCAGCCAAAGAAGCAGAAGCACTTAAAATACTATCTGGTGAAGAACTCTCAGGGCGCTCTCTGCAAAGGACCCCTCATCTGTTGGAAAG ACTGCAAGATGAAGCAGTTCAGCAGCAATGCGTCCACCTCCaagctcagctcctcctcctcctccctgagcACCAAGGAGAACGGAGGCATCAACGGACACGGCTCGTCCCTGCTGTCCCTGTCAG ACTCCCCTCCAACCAGAACCACATCCGGCTCGTCTGTCTTCTTCGGGGGCCAAGACATGAGCCGTGACAGCAGCTTCACCAAGCCTCTGACCTCCACCCCAGGAACCAAGACCCTCCCCATAG TGCCCACCGTGCTGAGGGTGAATGGTCCTAGCAATGGACTGGGGACTGACGTGCGCCCCCCCTTACTGAGCCCCTCCCAGGTGACCCTGGGCCCCAAGGGCCAGGGGTACAGACCCTCGGACCAGGGAGAGAGCCCTG TTTCTTCAGCCATGACCTCGGGGCCACCCAAGAAGCGCCACCGCAGTTGGCACCCCAACGTTCTGCCAGTCCCTCCTACTGCCGTCCCTGTGCCTGCCATCAGGCCCCTCGTCTGTCCCCCAG GCTCTGTGTTGGCCATGCCCACTCCCCAGCCTCCGGTAGCAGGGGTCCTACTCCCACAACCAGTCACTGCTGGAGAGACCGTAATCGTCCCTGACAACCTGTTAAATACTGCAGGAGTCCGCCCAGTCATCCTCATAG GGCATGGTACTTTGCCCTACTTCTATGGAAACGTGGGGGACATTGTGGtgagccccctgctggtgagctGCTATAACAGCAACCTGCTCACAGACAAGACCATGGAGAGCCTTGGTCTGAGCAGCAGCCAGCTGCTCAACGTTGAGACCATGATCCTGCTCACCTTACAGTACCTCGCACGgctag GCGCAGAGCAGATCCCTCTGAGGGAGGAGTTTGAGCAGATCGTGCTGAAAGCCATGCTGTGTTGCCCCGGCGGCCcgtccatctccccctcccagctGCCCTGGCTGGCCCGCCTGGAGGCCAGCGTCTCCGGGGGGGGCGTCCAGGTCCTCGTGACCCACAACTCCCTGGGGGAGGGCATCTCGGAGTCGCTGCGCTCCCTCTGCGAGGGCCCTCCCCACCAGCAGAGCCTACCCGCCTACGTGGTCATCATCTGTGCCTCCAAGATGAGCGGGAACCAGTTCTGCGTGCTGGTGCTGG GGAAGTACCAGGCGCGGGCCCTGGCTGAGGGCATGCTCACCACCAACGAGTTCCTGAAGGAGATCAGCTATGAGCTCATCACTGGGAAAGTCAGCGTGCTGGCATCTCACTTCAAAAGCACCTCTTTGG GGGACAATCTGGACAAACAGTTGGTGCGTTACCAGCGGCGACGCAAGGGACAGGTCATCCAGCCCTTCCAGGGCGATGTCACTGATCACATCCACTCCCAGGAGGCTGCCAGCATGGTGCCACCCTCCCAGCCAG ACCTGCTGAGGGACGTGTTCCAGATCCACCCCCCTCAGCTCAGTGTGGCCAGGAGCCTGCTCTCCCAGGTCTGCTCCATCGCTGACTCGGGCAGCCAGAGTCTGGACCTGGGGCGCTTCTGCAAGGTGGACTTCCTGGTCCTAGTCCCGCCCTCTCACGTGCTGGTTCACCAGACCGCCCAGCGCATCCGCCAATCAG GGGTCCTGGTGGACCTGGGTATCGAGGAAGCCTCCTTGGCCCACCAGAAGTCCGACAAGTACGTGGTTCGGCTGGACGGAGACGTGCACGCCAAGATGGAGGCCTTCATGAGGAAGGTCAAACAGAACCCCTACACCCTGTTCGTCCTCATCCACGACAACTCCCACGTGGACCTGACCAG tgccctctctgggtctgtgtgtcACGGGGAGCTGCAGGGGCTGGCAGACCGGGTGGTCAACTGCCAGGAGGTGCTGGAGGCGGTCAACCTGCTGGTGCTGCAGGTCAGCTGTTTCCCCTTCACCCTGCAGACGCGCCACTCGCGCATCAGCGTCCACAACGAGGTGCACTGGCCCTCCAGCGACAGCCTG GGGGAGCCCTCTCCTCAGGAGCTGCATTACTTTGGGCTGAGGGACTACAGCTCCTCCCTGCAGTGGGGCGTGGCCAGCCCCATCCTGCGCTGTGACGACGCCTTCGAGAAAATGGTCAACACCCTCCTGGAGAG acacccccacctccacagcATGGTGATCCGCAGCTACCTCCTGATCCAGCAGTACACCGAGGCCATGATGGCcctgacctcctccccctccctgaggGACCACATCACCCCGGAGACCCTGGCCATGGTGGAGGACCTGATCAGCGCCCCGGGCCGCGAGGGGGCCAGGGGCCGGGGCCACATGCTGCTGGTGCGGGTGCCCTCCCTGCAGCTGGCCATGCTGGCCCGCGAGCGCCTGGAGGACGTCCGCAACAAGCTGGGCCTGCAGTTCTGCTTCGCCGTGCTGCTGGGCAGCCCCGCCTCCGAGCTCAGCCTGCCGCAACACTTTGCCAACCGCATCCGG GCGTGGAGGGGCTGTGAGAGTGAAGACTGGGTCCCTCACACGTACAAAGACCTGGAGGGGCTGCCCTGTATCGTCATCCTCACCGGGAAAGACCCGCTCGGAGAGACCTTCCCAAG GTCTCTCAAGTATTCGGACCTGCGTTTGATCGACTCCAGCTACCTGACCCGTACAGCTCTGGAGCAGGAGGTGGGTCTGGCCTGCACATACGTGTCCGTGGGGGTGGTCCAGGAACCCCGGGGGGCCACGCCTCACCCGGACcccgagggagagaagggggccaTGGGCCCCAACGAGGGAGAAGAGCTGGAGAGGCCCCAGAGCGCCAGCAGCGCCACCACCAGGGCCTCCG gctCCGTGACGGAGAACGGCGTCAGCTCCTCCGACATCCCAGACTCGTCCCAGAAGCCCTGCACGTCGTCCGGCGTCCCCGTGCCGGGCGTCACCAAGGAGGGCAGCACGTCCCCTCGCAGGGTCAAACAGGAGTGCGACTCCCTGGGCAGTCAGCTCCCTGCTGGGACCCAGGCGTCCAACCCGCAGCCCTCCTtctgctccagctcctcctcttcctcctcctccacccagaggcCCAGCCAATCCACACAGTGCGGGCGGGCCAGCAGGGCGGGACATCAGGCCAGGGTCTCGCCGCGGACGGTCATTCTGTCGCGGGCGGCTTACAACCTGCTGGCTGGGGAGTCAGGGAGCCAGCTGAGCTCCTTCTCCCTGCTGCCGCACGCTGACGTGAGCTGGACGAGCCCTCTGAGGCCCGTAATCGTCCCCAACCTCCAGggggcagagcagagcctgCACTACCGCCAGTGGACCGGGGCCAGACAGCACCACGCCGACTACGAGGCTCCTCCCTTCCCACATCCACGCCGCCTGCTTCTCAGTGGACCCCCCCAG GTGGGGAAGACAGGAGCCTACCTGCAGTTTCTCCGCATCCTGTTCCGCATGCTGGTCCGCCTCTTAGAGGTGGATGTGTACGACGAGGAGGAGATAGGGGAAG CGATGAGCGACACGTCAGAGGGCCCGCCTGTTAGCAGCCAGTGGCCGGACGTTGAGGATATACGCAAactgccctttgacctcttcCCTCGAGACCCCAAGTTCAAGAGTGTCAGCCCCGTTTACACAGACAAGATGCCACCATCCTTGAAAG atccCAAAGTGGAAGGAGAGAGCCAGCCTGCCAAAAGAGAGACGGTGTCCATTCGTCTGAGCATGTTCGCGGCCCACAATGCCTTTCACCACTGCGAGCAGTGCCACCACTACTGTGAAGCCGGACCTGTGACACAG CTGGCCGAGTGCACGTTCCACGCCTTCACCTTCTGCTCCTCCATGCTGGGAGAGGAGGTCCAGCTGCACTTCATCATCCCCAAAGACAAGGAGCAGCATTTCATCTTCAGTCAGCAGGGCAGCCACCTGGAGAGCATGCGCCTGCCCCTGGTCTCCACCAAg GAGCATGACACGTTGAAGAGCCCTATCTTTACCCCCACCACGGGGCGCCAGGAGCATGGCCTGCTCAACATCTTCCACGCCATGCAGGGCGCCGCCCACCTGCACATCCTGGTGGTCAAGCAGTACGAGATGCCCCACTACAGGAAGTACTGGCCCAACCACATCCTGTTGGTCCTGCCTGCCATGTTTAACAGCTCGGGAGTCG GCGCGACTCGCTTTATGATCAAGGAGCTGTCCTATCACaacctggagctggagaggaaccgactggaggagcagggagtgAAGCGGCAGGACGTCTGGCCCTTCATCGCCATGATGGACGACTCGTGTGTGCTGTGGAATGCCCATGGCCCGAGCCACGAGGGAACCag CGACACGGCGGACTCGGGCGCCGGTCTTACCAACGTGTCCTTGAAGATGGTCCTGAAGCACATGGAGACCACGCCCAAGATCGTGCAGTATGCCGTGTGTGGCGTCCGCAAGTGGAGCAGCTCTCTGGCCCGCCGGCCGGCTAGCCCCGCCTTCTCCCGCTGCCATCTCCACGACTTCATCATGCTCAACGTTGACCTCACCCAGAACGTCCAGTATGACCTCAACAG gtacaACTGCGAGGAAGTGGACTTCAACCTGCGGGTCAACAGCAGTGGTCTGCTCTTGTGTCGTTTCAACCACTTCAGCCTGATGAAGAAGCACATTCCATTTGGGGGACACAAGGACTTCCTGGTCAAACCCAAACTGATTGTTCGTCTCCCCTCTTGCACT